The window GTACCAACAACATCTCCCGGAGGAAGGCCTATAGCCAATCCGTAGAAAAAGGCGATAGTCACCAGAACGACAAATGCGTTCATGTTGAACTTTGCGGTGAAAAGGATGATGAGCAGAACAGCAATCAGCAGAAAGAGAAGCGCAATTCCACCAGATACCATTGAACACCTCCTACATGTGATACTCACAAGTATAGTGGAAAGATAATCTTACTGCCAAAAAACCTTCTGCTCATGCTCGATAAAGCAACGCCCTATTCAAGCTCCCTGATCGATTTGATGACGACCGGTTCAAGAGGCCTGTTGCTTCCGTCGGTGGATACCGAACCAATCGTTTCCACAACATCCATCCCTGAAACCACCCGTCCAAAAACCGTATGCTTGCCAGTCAGCCAGGGAGTATCGGCAAGATTGATGAAAAACTGGCTGCCGTTGGTATCGGGACCACTGTTTGCCATGGCCAGGGAACCCTTTACCGGAGGATGGGAATCCAGACCACTCATGTAGTGATACCCCATGTTTTCGTAAGCTTCCTTGAGGGTCATGGCAGCGATGTGCTCCTGGACCTCTTCCATCCGTTGATCGAGCTCCTCCTGACTATCAATCCCCATCTTTCGAAGCAAAGGGGCAACGATCTGACGGTTGAAATCATCCTGGCTCTGAAGCATGAGCCACTGATGCGGCATCCCATTGGTGTCAAAGGCCTTGATCTTATCGAGGCCAAGAGCATCGGCATCCATTTCATCGTCGAACCGATATCCGGGATCTCCGGTTCCGTTCCCCCTCGGACAGCCTCCCTGGATCATAAAACCATCGATTACCCGATGGAAAACAAGGCCGTCGTAAAAATTCCCTGTAATGTTTTCTCCTGTTTTCGGATCGGTATATTCCTTTCGTCCCTCCGCAAGGGCAAGAAAATTTTCAACCGTCTTAGGTGCTGCGTCGGAAAACAACTCTACCGTAATACTTCCGTAGTTTGTCTCGATGATAGCCATCTTTCTTACTCCTTTGACGCTCACCGGTCCATCGGCGGCACCGACGATACCGGCTGTAAGAAGGAAGATACATCCCAGAATCACAAAAGCCGTACGTCTCTGATTTTTTCCCAAAAAATAGTGCATGGGGCATGCTAACGGATAAGCGGCAGAATGATAAGTCCGTAGGAGCCCATTGCGAAGCCCTAGGTTCCTTTGTTATAGTAATTATATATGGATGCATTCACCTTGTACGGAGAGCCGACCCCTCCTTTGGAAGACGAACTTCCGGTTTTCCTGACAGGACATCTACTCGTAGCCGAATCGAGTATGACCGATCCCAACTTCTCACAGACAGCCGTATTTCTGCTCAATCACGACGAAAACGGGGCCATGG is drawn from Sediminispirochaeta bajacaliforniensis DSM 16054 and contains these coding sequences:
- a CDS encoding peptidylprolyl isomerase, producing MHYFLGKNQRRTAFVILGCIFLLTAGIVGAADGPVSVKGVRKMAIIETNYGSITVELFSDAAPKTVENFLALAEGRKEYTDPKTGENITGNFYDGLVFHRVIDGFMIQGGCPRGNGTGDPGYRFDDEMDADALGLDKIKAFDTNGMPHQWLMLQSQDDFNRQIVAPLLRKMGIDSQEELDQRMEEVQEHIAAMTLKEAYENMGYHYMSGLDSHPPVKGSLAMANSGPDTNGSQFFINLADTPWLTGKHTVFGRVVSGMDVVETIGSVSTDGSNRPLEPVVIKSIRELE